In Chitinispirillales bacterium ANBcel5, the following are encoded in one genomic region:
- a CDS encoding DUF4423 domain-containing protein, producing MPKVCRRKKRLLEKLQSFQEFRVHQLKAAQYEFFEHWYYTAIRELLEIVPFNEKYKEFGSLLEPSVSASEVFKAVKVLEKLGLIEKNENGYWEKTERLLSTGYEAPTKAVGSYILKTLDLAKKALGRVPREERNISWATFSISEDSFKKIQDEIRSFRLKILQLASQDPNPERVYHLGINFFPFSKSRKGKERL from the coding sequence ATGCCAAAGGTGTGCAGGAGAAAAAAACGCCTTTTAGAAAAATTACAGTCATTTCAGGAATTTCGGGTTCATCAATTAAAGGCAGCGCAGTATGAGTTTTTTGAGCACTGGTACTACACTGCTATAAGGGAATTGCTCGAAATAGTCCCTTTCAATGAAAAATACAAGGAATTTGGGAGCTTGCTTGAACCTTCTGTATCAGCTTCTGAAGTTTTTAAAGCTGTTAAGGTACTGGAAAAGTTAGGACTTATAGAAAAAAACGAAAATGGGTACTGGGAGAAAACTGAAAGACTTTTAAGTACCGGTTATGAAGCACCGACCAAAGCAGTCGGAAGTTATATTTTAAAAACTCTCGATCTCGCCAAAAAAGCACTCGGCAGGGTTCCTCGGGAAGAACGAAATATCTCCTGGGCTACGTTCTCTATTTCGGAGGATAGCTTCAAAAAAATTCAGGATGAAATAAGGTCATTTAGATTAAAAATTTTGCAACTAGCTTCCCAGGATCCAAATCCGGAGCGGGTGTATCACCTGGGAATTAATTTTTTTCCGTTTTCAAAAAGTAGAAAAGGTAAGGAACGGTTATGA
- a CDS encoding acyl-CoA dehydratase activase, whose protein sequence is MILKSLGICIGSASIKAAEITKNELGSKITKQVVQNHDNSPREAFDTLMKQFRTENYDFSMLTGRKFREMIDTPSITEPEAVEYSLRHMKENNLLSSNPGAVASLGAENFILYTLDQDHMISSVQTGNKCASGTGDFFFQQIRRMNVSVTEAVKLAAQSDEFPVSGRCSVFCKSDCTHALNKGIPVGRVSAGLCRMMAEKVLELLEKAPVKELIITGGISNNSVIISMLREKLNELYVPEFANVFEAVGAAHYALEQRANTLFRDHKQIKDCSNSFEPLPPIERGRELVQFKELTQSEAREGDELIIGLDVGSTTTKAVALRFKDSTVVGSVYLRTNGNPIEASRQCYVALLKQLKVPVKVIGLGTTGSGRQISGLHAQTSAVINEIIAHATAAAFFDKNVDTIFEIGGQDAKYTYLTNSVASDYAMNEACSAGTGSFLEESAGETLGINYKELEKIALNSKKPPNFNDQCAAFISSDIKTASHENISREDIVAGLVYSICMNYVNRVKGQRPSGKRIFMQGGVCYNKAVPLAMANLLGKPIIVPPEPGLMGAFGVAQEVKQRINDGQLDRSTYDLNTLAKRKIENGAKFTCTGGSEICDRSCEINTMIIEGKKYPFGGACNKYYNLIRKVSHQRKQYDLVSLRQETVYKATNVSSNIRMNKSIGLNRSFLTHMFYPLYHSFFSALGLDVILSNDISPEGMKRKRSSFCFPGEIAHGALFSLLKEKPDYLFLPKITELFVENASNRKKEHQCTCLLLQSEPYYLKSAFSDMLHSTQFISPVINFSKGYESQANVFGDIAQQVGGTFSQGIEAYHKAVEVFKENNLQIKELGLKALEELEKDPNKVAIVLFGRPYNAFTSEANMGIPGKFGSNGITIIPWDSLPFENLECPMDMNWAIGQNLIKAARFVKTHPQLFGTYITNFSCGPDSFLVGYFRNIMQSKPSLTLELDSHTADAGVNTRIDAFTDIIERYRSITHPRVVNPDFKPAHISFHNKTPFFVSSSGEKVELSDPRVHLLFPSMGELSSELIASTFSGAGIKASAISQYDAEVLKLGKGYSSCKECLPLILTTGGLLSYLSKRTCDEEFLVYFMPTSGGNCRLTQYNVYINSLIEKKRIPNVALLSLTNENGYAGLSILDALNVLKSIIISDCMEDIRNALLVLHENKDEAMEIFNKEWERIISHFRSGKKSGLYRLLSTVSKNLKTIKLKYPLKKAKMVSLLGEIFVRRDNFSCQNLIYRLSQRDIIVKRAPVFEWLEYCDYNVREGIFEADFTLKDKVEFKTRTLLQHHFERKIKSILSQSGLYQYEMTNIEEVIKYGENFFNKQLTGEPILVAGSYFKDILSTTLGSIQIGPFACMPTRVVEAVLSAEATVENKMRLDKKITGSGAIRSDIKTLPFLSIESDGNPFPQVLQSRIEAFCLQVERLHGKINQIRAT, encoded by the coding sequence ATGATTCTAAAATCACTTGGAATTTGCATTGGATCAGCATCTATTAAAGCTGCCGAAATTACTAAAAATGAACTCGGTTCAAAAATCACCAAACAAGTTGTTCAAAACCATGACAACTCACCCAGAGAAGCATTCGATACGCTAATGAAGCAGTTTAGAACTGAAAACTATGACTTCTCTATGCTCACTGGGCGAAAGTTTCGTGAAATGATAGATACTCCTTCAATAACCGAACCTGAAGCAGTTGAATATTCGTTAAGACATATGAAAGAAAACAATCTTTTGTCATCGAATCCCGGAGCGGTTGCAAGCCTTGGGGCGGAGAATTTTATCCTTTATACATTAGATCAGGATCATATGATATCCTCTGTCCAAACCGGTAATAAATGTGCTTCGGGCACCGGAGATTTCTTCTTTCAACAAATCAGGCGCATGAATGTCTCAGTCACAGAAGCAGTGAAATTAGCTGCACAGAGTGATGAGTTTCCAGTTTCTGGCCGTTGTTCGGTTTTTTGTAAAAGTGACTGCACCCATGCACTAAATAAAGGAATTCCGGTAGGTAGGGTTAGTGCCGGACTCTGTCGTATGATGGCAGAAAAGGTTTTAGAGCTTCTTGAAAAAGCTCCTGTAAAAGAACTGATCATCACCGGTGGAATCAGTAATAACAGCGTAATTATTTCTATGTTACGAGAAAAACTCAATGAACTCTACGTTCCTGAATTCGCGAATGTATTTGAAGCAGTAGGTGCTGCGCATTATGCACTGGAGCAAAGAGCAAACACCCTTTTTAGAGACCATAAACAAATTAAGGACTGCAGCAATTCCTTTGAACCCTTGCCCCCTATAGAACGCGGCAGAGAGTTAGTTCAGTTCAAAGAATTAACACAATCGGAGGCAAGAGAAGGGGATGAGCTTATTATAGGATTAGATGTTGGATCTACAACAACAAAAGCTGTTGCGCTACGTTTTAAAGACAGTACTGTTGTTGGATCTGTTTATCTTAGAACAAACGGTAATCCTATTGAAGCATCCAGGCAATGCTATGTAGCCCTCCTAAAGCAATTAAAGGTTCCTGTCAAGGTTATCGGCCTTGGAACGACAGGAAGCGGCAGGCAGATTTCAGGGCTTCACGCTCAAACCTCTGCTGTCATAAATGAAATTATAGCTCATGCTACTGCTGCAGCATTTTTTGACAAAAATGTCGATACAATTTTCGAAATTGGGGGCCAGGATGCCAAGTACACTTATCTTACCAATTCGGTGGCTTCTGATTATGCAATGAATGAAGCCTGCTCTGCAGGAACTGGCTCTTTTTTGGAAGAATCTGCAGGTGAAACGCTTGGCATCAATTATAAAGAATTAGAAAAGATTGCCCTCAATAGTAAGAAACCACCAAATTTCAATGATCAGTGCGCAGCATTCATTTCCTCTGATATCAAAACAGCTTCTCATGAAAATATTTCCAGAGAAGATATCGTTGCAGGCCTTGTGTACTCAATCTGTATGAATTATGTAAACAGAGTTAAGGGACAGCGCCCATCAGGTAAAAGAATTTTCATGCAGGGAGGGGTTTGTTATAATAAGGCAGTACCTCTTGCAATGGCTAATCTTTTAGGCAAGCCAATTATCGTTCCTCCGGAACCTGGTTTAATGGGGGCCTTTGGGGTAGCCCAGGAAGTCAAACAGCGCATAAATGATGGTCAATTAGATAGAAGCACCTACGATTTAAATACTCTTGCCAAAAGAAAGATTGAAAATGGAGCTAAATTCACTTGCACAGGCGGGAGTGAAATATGTGATAGAAGTTGTGAAATTAACACTATGATAATAGAAGGGAAGAAATATCCTTTTGGTGGTGCCTGCAATAAATATTACAACTTGATACGGAAAGTTTCACACCAAAGAAAACAGTATGATTTAGTTTCACTTCGGCAGGAAACTGTATATAAAGCCACAAACGTTTCTTCCAACATTAGGATGAATAAATCTATTGGACTCAACCGTTCTTTTTTAACACACATGTTTTACCCTCTGTACCATTCTTTTTTTTCAGCTCTGGGCTTAGATGTAATTTTATCCAACGATATTTCTCCGGAAGGAATGAAGCGAAAAAGATCTTCATTTTGCTTTCCTGGAGAGATTGCACACGGGGCTCTTTTTTCTCTTTTAAAAGAAAAACCGGATTATTTATTTTTGCCAAAAATAACTGAACTTTTTGTTGAAAACGCTTCTAATCGCAAAAAAGAACACCAGTGCACCTGTTTATTACTTCAAAGTGAGCCCTATTATCTAAAAAGTGCATTCAGCGATATGTTGCACAGCACTCAATTCATTTCTCCAGTAATAAACTTTTCAAAGGGATATGAATCTCAGGCCAACGTTTTTGGTGATATTGCACAACAAGTAGGGGGTACTTTTTCGCAGGGGATTGAAGCTTACCACAAAGCAGTTGAAGTGTTCAAAGAGAACAATCTACAGATAAAAGAACTTGGTCTCAAAGCACTTGAGGAGTTGGAAAAAGATCCAAACAAAGTTGCTATTGTACTTTTTGGCAGGCCATACAACGCATTTACCTCAGAAGCAAACATGGGTATCCCTGGAAAGTTTGGTTCTAACGGGATTACTATTATACCGTGGGATTCTCTACCGTTTGAGAATCTTGAATGCCCAATGGATATGAACTGGGCAATTGGACAAAACCTTATTAAAGCCGCCCGGTTTGTTAAAACACACCCTCAGCTGTTTGGTACTTATATTACCAATTTTAGCTGTGGTCCTGATTCTTTTTTAGTTGGATATTTTAGAAACATAATGCAATCAAAACCATCTTTAACTTTAGAACTTGACAGTCACACTGCTGATGCGGGTGTAAATACCAGAATCGATGCTTTTACCGACATAATCGAACGTTACCGATCAATTACTCACCCCAGAGTAGTCAATCCTGATTTTAAACCAGCCCATATATCTTTTCATAACAAAACTCCCTTTTTTGTATCAAGTAGTGGTGAGAAGGTTGAATTGAGTGATCCTCGAGTTCACCTCCTGTTTCCATCAATGGGAGAACTATCGAGTGAACTCATCGCATCAACGTTTAGTGGAGCAGGTATAAAAGCTTCTGCTATTTCTCAATACGATGCAGAAGTCCTTAAACTTGGAAAAGGGTACAGTTCCTGCAAGGAATGCTTACCACTAATTTTAACAACCGGTGGCCTTCTTTCTTATCTCTCAAAACGCACTTGTGATGAGGAATTTCTCGTATATTTTATGCCCACAAGCGGTGGAAACTGCAGACTCACCCAGTATAATGTTTATATTAACAGTTTAATAGAAAAAAAACGTATACCCAATGTCGCCCTGCTCTCTCTAACTAACGAAAACGGCTATGCAGGACTATCTATACTTGATGCACTTAATGTATTAAAATCAATCATCATTTCTGATTGCATGGAAGATATTCGTAATGCGCTTCTTGTACTTCATGAAAATAAAGATGAGGCAATGGAAATATTCAATAAAGAGTGGGAAAGAATTATCTCACATTTTAGATCCGGAAAAAAAAGTGGTTTGTATCGGCTACTTTCAACTGTTTCTAAAAATCTTAAAACCATTAAGCTAAAGTACCCGTTAAAAAAAGCCAAAATGGTATCTTTGCTTGGTGAAATTTTTGTTCGACGTGATAACTTTTCATGCCAGAATCTTATATACAGACTATCTCAGCGAGATATTATCGTAAAACGAGCTCCAGTTTTTGAATGGCTTGAATATTGTGACTACAATGTAAGAGAAGGTATTTTTGAAGCAGATTTCACCCTTAAAGACAAGGTAGAATTTAAGACCAGAACCCTTCTTCAGCATCATTTTGAACGGAAAATTAAATCGATTCTCTCACAATCAGGTCTGTATCAGTATGAAATGACTAATATTGAAGAGGTGATTAAATATGGCGAGAATTTTTTTAACAAGCAGCTGACAGGAGAACCGATTTTAGTTGCTGGAAGTTATTTTAAAGATATTCTCTCTACTACTCTTGGCTCTATTCAGATTGGACCATTTGCCTGCATGCCTACCCGGGTTGTGGAAGCCGTTCTTTCCGCAGAAGCTACCGTAGAAAATAAGATGAGGCTTGATAAAAAAATTACCGGCTCAGGTGCTATAAGGTCGGATATAAAAACCCTTCCCTTCCTTTCCATTGAAAGTGACGGTAATCCATTTCCACAGGTTCTGCAGTCGAGAATTGAGGCATTCTGCCTTCAGGTGGAAAGGCTGCATGGTAAAATAAATCAGATAAGGGCCACCTGA
- a CDS encoding ABC transporter permease, protein MELFVALRYLRGKRKIGFISWITYISAIGVCLGCFVLVVALSIANGFEKEVRDRIVGTLAHAKVLKHNSQPITEYQTLRDYVLDHPQVIGASPFISGKGGIEHEQVQDGIMFTGVDPELEHTVTEISQSIKRGQFFLDTLKSRRGRDFPGVVLGTGLANRLGVDEGSEVVLMSLATEEGELDPVPKMGRFTVSGVFQTGMHEYDANFVYVSIASAQNLLNMEGVEGIQIKTTNLFRADRISANVRDYLGGYPYSVVDWQTQNRSLFEWMKLERLVIFIVISLIMVVAAFNIISSLIMMILEKRKEIGILMGMGATSGSIMKVFMLNGVVVGFIGSTLGVLMGLGLCLIQYHYQVIPLPGDIYFISKLPVLISSFDVIAIYISANVICWLATLYPAWKASTMLPAESIRYE, encoded by the coding sequence ATGGAATTGTTTGTTGCTCTTCGATACCTGCGGGGCAAGAGAAAAATTGGTTTTATATCCTGGATTACCTACATTTCGGCAATCGGTGTTTGTCTTGGATGTTTTGTATTGGTGGTAGCACTTTCTATTGCTAATGGTTTTGAAAAAGAGGTACGGGATAGAATCGTAGGTACTCTTGCTCACGCCAAAGTACTTAAGCACAACTCTCAGCCTATTACTGAATATCAAACTCTCAGGGACTATGTTCTTGATCATCCACAGGTAATCGGTGCCTCACCCTTCATTAGTGGTAAAGGTGGAATTGAACATGAGCAGGTCCAGGATGGAATAATGTTTACAGGGGTTGATCCTGAGCTTGAGCACACGGTGACAGAGATTTCTCAATCGATAAAAAGGGGACAATTTTTTCTGGATACCCTAAAATCGAGGCGCGGCAGGGACTTTCCGGGTGTGGTTCTGGGGACAGGGCTGGCAAATAGGCTTGGAGTGGATGAAGGCTCCGAAGTGGTGCTAATGAGTCTGGCTACAGAAGAGGGAGAATTAGATCCGGTTCCCAAAATGGGACGTTTTACCGTTAGTGGAGTTTTTCAGACGGGAATGCATGAATATGATGCAAACTTTGTGTATGTATCGATCGCTTCGGCTCAGAATCTTTTGAATATGGAGGGGGTTGAAGGGATACAGATAAAAACCACCAACCTTTTCAGAGCCGACAGGATTTCAGCTAATGTGCGCGACTATCTTGGGGGCTATCCTTATAGTGTTGTGGACTGGCAGACTCAGAACAGGTCGCTTTTTGAGTGGATGAAACTTGAACGTTTGGTCATATTCATTGTGATATCGCTTATAATGGTGGTTGCGGCTTTTAACATTATCTCTTCACTGATAATGATGATTCTGGAAAAACGCAAAGAAATAGGCATCCTCATGGGTATGGGAGCTACATCGGGCTCGATCATGAAAGTGTTTATGTTAAATGGAGTTGTAGTAGGGTTTATTGGCTCTACCCTGGGAGTACTTATGGGGTTGGGGCTTTGTTTGATTCAGTACCATTATCAGGTAATTCCGTTACCGGGTGATATATACTTTATAAGTAAACTTCCGGTATTGATTAGTAGTTTTGATGTGATAGCAATTTATATTTCTGCAAATGTTATCTGCTGGCTTGCTACTCTCTATCCTGCATGGAAAGCATCAACAATGCTTCCTGCCGAATCAATACGGTATGAGTAA
- a CDS encoding TIGR02147 family protein: MPSIFSYIDYREFLSDWLSEKKEENSIYSYRYLAGKLGIKSPGHLNLIVKGHINLSLKYLPSFARVMKMSKRERDYFETMVLYCHAKGVQEKKTPFRKITVISGISGSSIKGSAV, translated from the coding sequence ATGCCATCAATTTTCAGTTACATCGATTACCGCGAGTTTTTAAGTGATTGGTTAAGTGAGAAGAAAGAGGAGAATTCTATATACTCCTACCGGTATCTTGCTGGTAAATTGGGAATAAAATCTCCTGGTCACCTCAACTTGATAGTAAAAGGACATATTAATCTTTCATTAAAGTACCTTCCCTCTTTTGCCAGAGTGATGAAGATGAGTAAGAGAGAGAGAGATTATTTTGAAACAATGGTGCTTTATTGTCATGCCAAAGGTGTGCAGGAGAAAAAAACGCCTTTTAGAAAAATTACAGTCATTTCAGGAATTTCGGGTTCATCAATTAAAGGCAGCGCAGTATGA
- a CDS encoding UvrB/UvrC motif-containing protein, producing the protein MKLCDECGINPANIHLTQIVNSETHVYHLCDECASDKGISITLDNDEDMVMAEQKSNSSPVEKKMEEEKVCQGCNLKLSDFRAKGWLGCSTCYGSFEKEINELLVQVHGSSLHRGKKYAGSTTQGKRVHDLEHLRSQLDLAIRNEEFEQAAAIRDAIHSIKQMGVK; encoded by the coding sequence ATGAAACTTTGTGATGAGTGCGGAATAAACCCGGCAAACATTCATCTTACGCAGATAGTAAACAGTGAAACACATGTGTATCATCTTTGTGATGAGTGTGCAAGTGATAAGGGTATATCGATAACCTTAGATAACGATGAGGATATGGTAATGGCTGAGCAAAAAAGCAACTCCTCTCCGGTAGAGAAGAAAATGGAAGAGGAGAAAGTGTGCCAGGGTTGTAATCTTAAGCTTTCTGATTTCAGGGCTAAGGGATGGCTTGGTTGTTCAACTTGCTATGGATCTTTTGAAAAAGAGATAAATGAACTATTGGTTCAGGTGCATGGTTCATCTCTTCATCGTGGGAAAAAATATGCAGGATCAACTACTCAGGGTAAGCGGGTGCATGATCTTGAACATTTACGAAGTCAGCTTGATTTAGCTATACGCAATGAAGAGTTTGAACAGGCTGCGGCTATCAGGGATGCGATACATAGTATCAAGCAGATGGGAGTTAAATGA
- a CDS encoding ABC transporter permease, with protein sequence MGKIEWFIALRYLRGKRKLGFISWITYISAAGVCVGSFVLVVALSIANGFEKEVRERIVGTLAHGKVLQYHSRPITGYEGLLTRISQHPDVIGVSPYISGKGAVEHRELQNGVKFTGVDPEYEHEVTEISRSLLYGSFHLDSVKSKRERSFPGIVIGSVLAEELKAQVGSEIVLMSLATVEGESDPVPKMGRFTVSGIFETGMYDYDKLFVYISIPSAQMLLNMDGVEGVQIKTTDLFKANEISLDLRDYLGGYPFRVVDWQTQNRSLFEWMRLQQHLILIIVSLIMVVAVFNIISTLIMMILEKRREIGILMGMGSTSGSIMKIFMVNGVVIGFIGSTLGMILGLGLCFIQSRYQFIPLPGDVYFINTLPVLVKGFDVLVIFLSANIICWLATLYPAWKASAVLPAESMRYD encoded by the coding sequence GTGGGTAAAATTGAGTGGTTTATTGCTCTGAGATATTTAAGGGGAAAGCGTAAATTAGGCTTTATCTCCTGGATAACCTATATCTCTGCTGCAGGTGTTTGTGTTGGCAGCTTTGTGCTGGTGGTAGCGCTGTCTATTGCTAATGGTTTTGAAAAAGAGGTCCGTGAGCGAATCGTGGGCACTTTAGCTCATGGAAAAGTATTGCAGTATCATTCACGTCCAATTACCGGGTATGAAGGTCTTCTTACCCGCATTTCGCAACATCCGGATGTTATTGGTGTATCACCTTATATAAGTGGAAAAGGGGCTGTTGAACACAGAGAGCTTCAGAACGGGGTAAAGTTTACGGGGGTTGATCCTGAGTACGAGCATGAAGTTACAGAAATCTCCCGTTCTTTGTTATATGGCTCCTTTCACCTTGATTCAGTAAAATCAAAACGAGAGCGCTCCTTTCCCGGCATAGTGATTGGTTCTGTACTAGCAGAAGAACTCAAGGCACAGGTCGGTTCAGAAATCGTTCTTATGAGCCTTGCCACAGTCGAAGGGGAAAGTGATCCCGTTCCTAAAATGGGACGTTTCACCGTTTCGGGGATATTTGAAACCGGAATGTATGATTACGACAAACTTTTTGTGTATATCTCTATCCCTTCAGCCCAGATGTTATTAAACATGGATGGTGTGGAGGGAGTACAGATTAAGACCACCGATCTTTTCAAAGCTAATGAAATCTCTTTGGATTTACGTGATTATCTGGGAGGATACCCGTTTAGGGTCGTTGACTGGCAAACTCAAAATCGTTCTCTTTTTGAATGGATGAGGCTTCAGCAGCACTTGATTTTAATTATTGTCTCTCTTATAATGGTCGTTGCGGTGTTCAATATTATTTCCACCCTGATAATGATGATTTTGGAAAAGCGACGTGAGATAGGGATTCTTATGGGAATGGGATCAACGTCTGGATCGATCATGAAAATTTTTATGGTCAACGGGGTGGTAATAGGGTTTATTGGCTCGACATTAGGAATGATTTTAGGTCTTGGGTTGTGTTTTATACAGAGTCGTTATCAATTTATTCCGTTACCCGGAGATGTGTACTTCATAAATACTCTGCCGGTGTTAGTGAAGGGTTTTGATGTACTGGTGATCTTTTTATCTGCTAATATTATCTGTTGGCTTGCTACCTTGTACCCTGCCTGGAAAGCCTCAGCAGTGCTTCCTGCTGAATCGATGAGATACGATTAG
- the lysS gene encoding lysine--tRNA ligase, translated as MTTLTELNEQMKVRVEKISQISNTGQQPYAERYERTHSLSEALTLADDTAGVRVAGRVVSLRYFGKLAFGHLYDINGKLQFALQKKKLGELFAQFKELVDIGDFIGIEGQMMTTKTGEKTIDVHGFTFLSKALRPLPEKFHGLTDPELRLRRRYLDLVMNEESRERFKKRTHIIRTIRTFLDENEFFEIDTPVLTNKASGALARPFITHNNALDIDVYLRIAPETYLKRAIAGGFDRVYEFARSFRNEGVDASHLPDFTLLEYYCAYWNYVDNMNFTEKLIKHLLNSVMGTLEITYEDRQISFDGTWPRVSFRDLILNDCGIDIDQFATKEDLHQEIERQGITLETDVDISKAGRGTLIDLLYKKVSRPKLINPVFITHHPLDLSPLARKSDANPSVVDRFQLVVNGWEVVNAYSELVDPLDQAQRFKQQAEARAHGDTETMDVDNDFLTCMEYGMPPISGWGMGIDRIIALLTNTTNLRDVILFPLLRPEV; from the coding sequence GTGACGACGCTTACAGAATTAAATGAACAGATGAAGGTTCGGGTAGAAAAAATTTCTCAGATTTCAAATACCGGCCAGCAGCCGTATGCAGAAAGGTACGAAAGAACACATTCTTTGAGTGAGGCCCTTACACTTGCAGATGATACTGCTGGAGTACGTGTTGCCGGGCGTGTGGTATCGCTTCGTTATTTTGGAAAACTGGCGTTTGGGCATTTATATGATATTAATGGGAAACTTCAGTTTGCGCTTCAGAAAAAAAAGCTTGGAGAACTTTTTGCCCAATTCAAGGAACTGGTAGATATTGGTGATTTTATCGGTATTGAAGGGCAGATGATGACCACCAAAACCGGAGAAAAAACCATCGATGTTCACGGTTTTACATTTCTGTCTAAAGCATTACGCCCTCTTCCAGAAAAATTTCACGGACTGACAGATCCCGAACTGCGCCTTAGAAGACGGTATCTGGATCTTGTAATGAACGAAGAGTCACGAGAGCGCTTTAAGAAACGTACGCATATAATTCGCACTATACGTACATTTCTGGATGAAAATGAGTTTTTTGAAATCGATACTCCGGTTCTGACGAACAAAGCAAGCGGTGCTTTGGCTCGTCCTTTTATTACGCACAACAACGCACTTGATATTGATGTATACCTCCGTATCGCACCCGAGACCTACCTAAAGCGCGCTATTGCCGGTGGATTCGATCGGGTCTATGAATTTGCCCGTTCTTTTCGCAATGAGGGGGTTGATGCCTCACATCTGCCCGACTTTACGCTTTTAGAGTATTACTGTGCTTACTGGAATTATGTAGATAACATGAACTTCACAGAAAAACTTATAAAACATCTACTCAACTCTGTTATGGGCACACTGGAGATCACTTACGAAGACAGGCAGATATCTTTTGACGGTACATGGCCAAGAGTTTCATTTAGGGATCTTATCCTAAATGACTGTGGTATAGATATCGACCAGTTTGCTACTAAAGAAGATCTTCACCAGGAAATAGAGCGCCAGGGGATAACGCTTGAAACAGATGTTGATATATCCAAAGCCGGAAGAGGTACCCTTATCGACCTCTTATACAAAAAAGTTTCCCGGCCCAAGCTGATTAATCCGGTTTTTATTACCCATCACCCGCTTGATCTTTCCCCTCTTGCGAGAAAAAGTGATGCAAACCCTTCAGTGGTGGACAGATTTCAACTGGTTGTTAATGGTTGGGAAGTAGTAAATGCCTATTCTGAGCTGGTGGATCCACTCGATCAGGCTCAAAGGTTTAAACAGCAAGCAGAGGCAAGGGCCCATGGTGATACAGAAACTATGGATGTGGATAATGATTTTCTCACGTGTATGGAGTATGGAATGCCTCCTATAAGCGGTTGGGGAATGGGTATCGACAGGATTATTGCACTCTTAACTAATACTACAAACCTGAGAGATGTGATACTCTTTCCATTGCTCAGGCCAGAGGTCTAA
- a CDS encoding ABC transporter ATP-binding protein, with the protein MPEVMVKVTNVRKKFSDDAGEFDVLKNVSFSIKRGEMVSLVGISGAGKTTLLQILGGLDRATEGTVCVGGKVLGELSGKELALFRNRQIGFVFQFHHLLPDFTAAENLFIPGLISGNGKKECMKRADELLDAFGLGHRKGHYPAELSGGERQRVALARAMFNKPALVLADEPTGNLDRANGELLLELFEKANKEFEQTFLIATHNNRLSQGLDRVLYLDDGNIKGTDKAITATDEW; encoded by the coding sequence ATGCCTGAGGTTATGGTTAAAGTAACAAATGTGAGAAAGAAATTTAGTGATGATGCCGGGGAGTTTGATGTACTCAAAAACGTCTCCTTCTCTATAAAACGGGGGGAGATGGTGTCGCTGGTTGGGATCTCTGGCGCCGGCAAAACAACTCTGCTTCAGATCCTTGGGGGACTGGACAGAGCTACAGAAGGAACAGTTTGTGTTGGAGGTAAAGTCCTTGGCGAACTCTCAGGAAAAGAGCTGGCCTTATTTAGAAATCGTCAAATTGGTTTTGTTTTTCAGTTTCATCATTTATTACCTGATTTCACCGCTGCAGAGAATTTATTTATCCCCGGGCTTATTAGTGGGAATGGAAAAAAAGAGTGTATGAAAAGGGCTGATGAGCTTTTGGATGCCTTTGGGCTTGGGCATAGGAAGGGGCACTACCCTGCAGAGCTTAGTGGTGGGGAACGTCAGAGGGTAGCGCTTGCAAGAGCTATGTTTAACAAACCGGCACTTGTACTTGCAGATGAGCCGACCGGGAATCTGGATCGCGCCAATGGCGAGTTGCTGCTTGAGCTGTTTGAAAAAGCGAACAAAGAGTTTGAACAGACATTTTTGATCGCAACTCATAACAATCGTCTCAGCCAGGGGTTGGATAGAGTACTGTATTTGGATGATGGAAATATTAAAGGCACCGATAAGGCGATTACTGCAACCGATGAATGGTAA